A single region of the Streptomyces virginiae genome encodes:
- the hydA gene encoding dihydropyrimidinase, with protein MSIRTLIRGGLVVTASDELHADVLIEDGRVAALAAHGSAAAEAWTADRTIDATGKYVIPGGVDAHTHMELPFGGTSASDTFETGTRAAAWGGTTTIVDFAVQSVGHSLREGLDTWYAKADGNCAVDYAFHMILSDVNERTLKEMDHLVGEGVTSFKLFMAYPGVFYSDDGQILRAMQRGAANGGLIMMHAENGIAIDVLVEQALARGETDPRHHGEVRKVLLEAEATHRAIQLARVAGAPLYVVHVSAEEAVAELAAARDKGLPVFGETCPQYLFLSTDNLEEPDFQGAKYVCSTPLRPKEHQAALWRGLRTNDLQVVSTDHCPFCFRGQKELGRGDFSKIPNGLPGVENRMDLLHQAVLDGHISRRRWIEIACATPARMFGLYPQKGTIAPGSDADIVLYDPHAEQVISAETHHMNVDYSAYEGRRITGRVDTVLSRGELVIDQRDFTGRAGHGAFVPRSTCQYL; from the coding sequence ATGAGCATCCGCACCCTGATCCGTGGCGGCCTCGTCGTCACCGCCTCCGACGAACTGCACGCGGACGTCCTGATCGAGGACGGCCGCGTGGCGGCGCTGGCCGCACACGGCTCGGCGGCCGCCGAGGCCTGGACGGCCGACCGCACGATCGACGCGACCGGGAAGTACGTCATCCCCGGCGGGGTCGACGCGCACACCCACATGGAACTTCCCTTCGGAGGCACCTCGGCCTCCGACACCTTCGAGACCGGAACCAGAGCCGCCGCCTGGGGCGGCACCACCACGATCGTCGACTTCGCCGTGCAGAGCGTGGGCCACTCGCTGCGCGAGGGGCTCGACACCTGGTACGCCAAGGCCGACGGCAACTGCGCCGTCGACTACGCCTTCCACATGATCCTCTCGGACGTCAACGAGAGAACGCTCAAGGAGATGGACCACCTCGTCGGCGAGGGCGTCACCTCCTTCAAGCTGTTCATGGCCTACCCCGGGGTCTTCTACAGCGACGACGGGCAGATCCTGCGGGCCATGCAGCGCGGCGCCGCCAACGGCGGGCTGATCATGATGCACGCCGAGAACGGCATCGCGATCGACGTCCTCGTCGAGCAGGCCCTCGCCCGCGGGGAGACCGACCCCCGCCACCACGGCGAGGTCCGCAAGGTCCTGCTGGAGGCCGAGGCCACCCATCGGGCCATCCAGCTGGCGCGGGTCGCGGGCGCCCCGCTGTACGTGGTCCACGTCTCGGCGGAGGAGGCGGTCGCGGAGCTGGCCGCCGCCCGCGACAAGGGGCTCCCGGTCTTCGGGGAGACCTGTCCGCAGTACCTGTTCCTGTCCACGGACAACCTGGAGGAGCCCGACTTCCAGGGCGCCAAGTACGTCTGCTCCACCCCGCTGCGGCCGAAGGAACACCAGGCGGCACTGTGGCGGGGCCTGCGGACCAACGACCTCCAAGTGGTCTCCACCGACCACTGCCCCTTCTGCTTCCGGGGCCAGAAAGAACTGGGCCGGGGCGACTTCTCCAAGATCCCCAACGGACTGCCGGGGGTGGAGAACCGCATGGACCTCCTCCACCAGGCCGTCCTGGACGGGCACATCAGCCGCCGACGCTGGATCGAGATCGCGTGCGCGACCCCGGCCCGGATGTTCGGCCTCTACCCGCAGAAGGGCACCATCGCGCCGGGCTCCGACGCCGACATCGTCCTCTACGATCCGCACGCCGAGCAGGTCATCTCCGCCGAGACGCACCACATGAACGTGGACTACTCGGCGTACGAGGGCAGGCGGATCACCGGACGCGTCGACACCGTGCTCTCGCGCGGCGAACTCGTCATCGACCAGCGCGATTTCACCGGCCGGGCCGGCCACGGGGCCTTCGTCCCCCGCTCCACCTGCCAGTACCTGTAA
- a CDS encoding TIGR03842 family LLM class F420-dependent oxidoreductase, which yields MDFGLVLQTDPPASQVISLMKRAERNGFRYGWTFDSAVLWQEPFVIYSQILEHTRKLHIGPMVTNPGTRTWEVTASTFATLNDMFGNRTVCGIGRGDSAMRVAGRKPNTLARLGEAIDVIRDLAEGREALVDGNPIRLPWVREGKLPVWMAAYGPKALALAGEKADGFILQLADLYLTEWMVKSVREAAVAAGRDPAEITICVAAPAYVSEDLAHARDQCRWFGGMVGNHVADLVGRYGEHSSMVPDELTEYIKAREGYDYSHHGRAGNPSTDFVPDEIVDRFCLLGPAEAHIEKLRALRDLGVDQFAVYDMHDAREATIDAYGQHIIPVLRD from the coding sequence ATGGACTTCGGCCTCGTCCTGCAGACCGACCCGCCCGCCTCCCAGGTCATCAGCCTCATGAAGCGCGCCGAACGCAACGGCTTCCGCTACGGCTGGACCTTCGACTCGGCGGTCCTCTGGCAGGAGCCGTTCGTCATCTACAGCCAGATCCTCGAACACACCCGCAAGTTGCACATCGGCCCCATGGTCACCAACCCCGGCACCCGCACCTGGGAGGTGACCGCCTCCACCTTCGCCACCCTCAACGACATGTTCGGCAACCGCACCGTCTGCGGGATCGGGCGCGGGGACTCGGCGATGCGGGTCGCCGGACGCAAGCCCAACACCCTGGCCCGCCTGGGCGAGGCCATCGACGTCATCCGGGACCTGGCCGAGGGCCGCGAGGCCCTGGTGGACGGCAATCCGATCCGCCTGCCGTGGGTCCGCGAGGGGAAGCTCCCCGTGTGGATGGCGGCGTACGGGCCCAAGGCCCTGGCCCTGGCCGGGGAGAAGGCCGACGGGTTCATCCTCCAGCTCGCCGACCTCTACCTCACCGAGTGGATGGTCAAGTCGGTGCGCGAGGCCGCCGTGGCGGCCGGCCGCGACCCGGCGGAGATCACCATCTGCGTGGCCGCCCCCGCGTACGTCAGCGAGGACCTCGCCCACGCCCGCGACCAGTGCCGCTGGTTCGGCGGCATGGTCGGCAACCACGTGGCCGACCTGGTCGGCCGCTACGGCGAGCACTCCTCGATGGTTCCCGACGAGCTCACCGAGTACATCAAGGCCCGCGAGGGCTACGACTACAGCCACCACGGACGGGCCGGGAACCCGTCCACCGACTTCGTCCCCGACGAGATCGTCGACCGCTTCTGCCTGCTGGGCCCGGCCGAGGCGCACATCGAGAAGCTTCGCGCCCTGCGCGACCTGGGCGTCGACCAGTTCGCCGTCTACGACATGCACGACGCACGGGAGGCCACGATCGACGCGTACGGCCAACACATCATCCCGGTGCTGCGCGACTGA
- a CDS encoding MFS transporter: MAIDTQTTTDGPHTAAPEHHRLSGRARWVLFVLCAAQFMVALDFSVLNVALPVLGEDLGLGRSALQWAITAFALPSGGFLLLFGRIADLYGRKKLFLTGLALFGAASLLATLAWDPASFLTGRALQGLGAAVIVPTGMSLLTTTFPEGPLRDKALGISGTLLSLGFTVGMVLGGVMTDTLGWRSTMGLLTVTAVIVLFVAPGLLPESRTTERPRLDVPGAVTVTGGLLALIYALSTAARRGFGDLDVRGTLVLGLVLLVAFVVVESKSPAPLVSLPMLKRRTVAWGNVGGLVTFSMMSTVVFVLTLYLQETLELSSFRTGLVFGVQGLASVVAGSYAPKVIGRFGARRTLVGSLLGQGLLGAALLGVGPQSGALLATVAVSLASMCHLGAIISYGLVVTSGVPDEQQGLATGLVTTTQQVGITIGIPMLGVLATTQASLFDGVRTVLALDAVIVLAAAVLVGLGLGGRRKA, encoded by the coding sequence ATGGCGATCGACACACAGACAACGACCGACGGGCCGCACACGGCGGCCCCCGAGCACCACCGGCTCTCCGGCCGGGCCCGATGGGTGCTCTTCGTGCTCTGCGCCGCCCAGTTCATGGTGGCGCTCGACTTCTCCGTACTGAACGTGGCTCTGCCGGTGCTCGGCGAGGACCTGGGCCTCGGCCGCTCCGCCCTCCAGTGGGCCATCACCGCCTTCGCCCTGCCGTCCGGTGGCTTCCTGCTCCTCTTCGGCCGGATCGCCGACCTGTACGGCCGCAAGAAACTGTTCCTCACCGGCCTCGCGCTCTTCGGCGCGGCCTCCCTGCTCGCGACCCTCGCCTGGGATCCGGCCTCCTTCCTGACCGGGCGCGCCCTGCAGGGGCTGGGCGCGGCGGTCATCGTGCCCACCGGCATGTCCCTGCTGACGACGACCTTCCCCGAGGGCCCGCTGCGCGACAAGGCGCTCGGCATCTCCGGCACCCTGCTGTCCCTCGGCTTCACCGTCGGCATGGTGCTCGGCGGTGTCATGACCGACACCCTGGGCTGGCGCTCCACGATGGGGCTGCTCACGGTGACCGCGGTGATCGTGCTGTTCGTGGCGCCGGGGCTGCTGCCGGAATCGCGCACCACGGAGCGGCCGCGGCTGGACGTGCCCGGGGCGGTCACCGTGACCGGCGGTCTGCTCGCGCTGATCTACGCCCTGTCGACGGCGGCCCGGCGCGGCTTCGGTGACCTGGACGTTCGGGGCACGCTGGTGCTCGGGCTGGTCCTGCTCGTCGCGTTCGTGGTGGTGGAGTCGAAGTCCCCGGCTCCGCTGGTCTCGTTGCCGATGCTGAAGCGACGCACGGTCGCCTGGGGCAATGTCGGCGGTCTGGTGACCTTCTCGATGATGTCGACGGTCGTGTTCGTGCTGACGCTGTACCTCCAGGAGACGCTGGAGCTCTCGTCCTTCCGGACGGGACTGGTCTTCGGGGTGCAGGGCCTCGCCTCCGTCGTCGCCGGGTCGTACGCGCCGAAGGTGATCGGCCGGTTCGGTGCCCGCCGCACCCTGGTCGGCTCGCTGCTCGGCCAGGGCCTGCTGGGCGCCGCGCTGCTCGGGGTGGGCCCGCAGTCGGGCGCACTGCTCGCGACCGTGGCCGTCTCGCTGGCCAGCATGTGCCACCTCGGCGCGATCATCTCGTACGGGCTCGTGGTGACGAGCGGTGTGCCGGACGAGCAGCAGGGTCTGGCGACCGGCCTGGTCACCACCACCCAGCAGGTCGGCATCACCATCGGGATCCCGATGCTGGGTGTCCTGGCCACCACGCAGGCCTCGCTGTTCGACGGGGTGCGGACGGTCCTGGCGCTAGACGCGGTGATCGTCCTCGCGGCGGCGGTCCTGGTGGGCCTGGGGCTGGGCGGCCGGAGGAAGGCCTGA
- a CDS encoding helix-turn-helix transcriptional regulator produces the protein MSRRARITPTEAGLPDGGARRRTPGLRREEVAVLAGVGVSWYQWLEQGRDITVSGHVLDAVGRVLKLTSAERRHLYVLAGLNPPALEVAPGERGRCDGLRRLIEAWMPFPAHIMDRYWNTVMYNDAASLVFGMRPEITQNCLIAFFTDPIYRSRSPHWAEIARVVVAQFRAACSESPHDEGFRAVIEEARELSPEFAELWERGDVLPGGQVEKQIEHPVTGTLHVESTQLRVPARPDLAIVLHTPLPGTGTAEKLEWLTSPEGRRGSMFPLAG, from the coding sequence ATGAGCAGACGGGCCCGGATCACCCCGACCGAGGCCGGCCTGCCGGACGGCGGGGCCCGCCGCCGCACCCCGGGGCTGCGCCGCGAAGAGGTCGCCGTGCTCGCCGGGGTCGGGGTCTCCTGGTACCAGTGGCTGGAGCAGGGGCGCGACATCACGGTGTCCGGGCACGTCCTGGACGCGGTGGGCCGGGTGCTGAAACTGACCAGCGCCGAGCGCCGCCACCTGTACGTCCTCGCCGGGCTCAACCCGCCCGCCCTGGAGGTCGCCCCGGGCGAACGGGGCAGGTGCGACGGCCTCCGGCGGCTGATCGAGGCCTGGATGCCCTTCCCCGCGCACATCATGGACCGGTACTGGAACACCGTGATGTACAACGACGCGGCCTCGCTGGTCTTCGGGATGCGCCCCGAGATCACCCAGAACTGCCTGATCGCCTTCTTCACCGACCCCATCTACCGATCACGTTCCCCGCACTGGGCGGAGATCGCCCGCGTGGTGGTCGCCCAGTTCCGGGCGGCCTGCTCGGAGAGCCCCCACGACGAGGGCTTCCGGGCGGTGATCGAGGAGGCCCGGGAGCTCAGCCCGGAGTTCGCCGAGCTGTGGGAGCGGGGCGACGTTCTGCCCGGGGGACAGGTCGAGAAGCAGATCGAGCACCCGGTGACCGGAACGCTGCACGTGGAGTCGACCCAGCTGCGCGTGCCCGCCCGCCCCGACCTGGCGATCGTCCTCCACACCCCGCTGCCGGGCACCGGCACGGCCGAGAAGCTGGAATGGCTGACCTCGCCCGAGGGCCGACGCGGATCGATGTTCCCGCTGGCCGGCTGA
- a CDS encoding inositol monophosphatase family protein — MIDEFLAQGLSDVEEAVRKAAAIEIMPRFRQLAEHEVDEKNGPHDLVTVADRKAEEHLTAALTRLLPGSAVVGEEAVHADPGVYAALRADAPVWIVDPVDGTRQFVNGDPAFCTLVALALHGEILASWTFAPALEELATAVRGQGAYLNGERIRSGSPEPGAALRVAIAHPLYTSDENKRTLARLDVPGVAARPCGSAGLEYLKVARGEMDGLAFTWPSAWDHAAGLLMVAEAGGTQSTVDGVPFRVDRDNALPFAVGRDEATTVRIRELLRGA, encoded by the coding sequence ATGATCGATGAGTTCCTGGCCCAGGGCCTGTCCGATGTGGAAGAAGCCGTCCGCAAGGCGGCGGCGATCGAGATCATGCCGAGATTCAGGCAGCTCGCCGAGCACGAGGTCGACGAGAAGAACGGCCCCCACGACCTGGTGACCGTGGCCGACCGCAAGGCGGAGGAGCACCTCACGGCCGCCCTGACGCGGCTGCTGCCCGGCTCCGCCGTGGTCGGCGAGGAAGCCGTGCACGCCGACCCGGGTGTGTACGCGGCGCTGCGCGCGGACGCCCCGGTGTGGATCGTCGACCCCGTCGACGGCACCCGTCAGTTCGTGAACGGCGACCCCGCGTTCTGCACCCTGGTCGCCCTGGCCCTGCACGGGGAGATCCTCGCCTCCTGGACCTTCGCCCCGGCACTGGAGGAGCTGGCCACCGCCGTGCGCGGGCAGGGCGCGTACCTCAACGGCGAGCGGATCCGAAGCGGTTCGCCCGAGCCGGGCGCCGCACTGCGCGTCGCCATCGCCCACCCGCTCTACACGAGCGACGAGAACAAGCGGACGCTGGCCCGCCTGGACGTCCCCGGCGTCGCGGCCCGCCCCTGCGGCTCGGCCGGCCTGGAATACCTGAAGGTGGCCCGCGGCGAGATGGACGGCCTGGCCTTCACCTGGCCCTCGGCCTGGGACCACGCGGCCGGGCTGCTGATGGTCGCCGAGGCCGGCGGCACCCAGAGCACGGTCGACGGGGTCCCCTTCCGGGTGGACCGCGACAACGCGCTGCCGTTCGCGGTCGGGCGTGACGAGGCCACCACCGTACGCATCCGGGAGCTGCTCCGGGGCGCCTGA
- a CDS encoding phytoene desaturase family protein — MPSILDVVVVGAGPNGLTAAVELARRGFSVAVFEAGDTVGGGARTEELTLPGFRHDPCSAVHPLGAGSPVFATMPLGRYGLEWLHAPLPMAHPFDDGTAAVLSRSVAETAASFGPRDAGTYRRLVGPFLGKWDTLARDFMSLPSTALPRDPLTLARFGLAGMPPSTWLLSRFHDERARALFAGLVAHVIAPLSGIATSAVGLVFALAAHANGWPMPRGGSQSVSDALAGYLRDLGGTIHTGFEVKRLDDLPPARTYVFDTSPTALARIARLGRAYDGYRYGASVFKLDYALDGPVPWTAEAPRRAGTVQIGPRVRDIDAALQLASGGRAPRAPFLITAQPTLVDPSRAPEGKHVFWAYGHVPAGWDGDLTEAVETQLERFAPGFRDLVLARATAGPPQLAARNPNYVGGDIACGAASGLQLLLRPKLSLTPYTTAHPAVFLCSSATPPGPGVHGMSGHNAAKAVWRHLRKGC; from the coding sequence GTGCCGTCGATTCTCGATGTGGTTGTGGTGGGAGCGGGGCCGAACGGGCTGACGGCCGCGGTCGAACTGGCCAGGCGCGGCTTCTCGGTGGCCGTCTTCGAGGCCGGCGACACCGTCGGAGGCGGCGCCCGGACCGAGGAACTCACCCTCCCCGGCTTCCGGCACGACCCCTGCTCCGCGGTGCACCCGCTCGGCGCCGGCTCGCCGGTCTTCGCCACGATGCCGCTGGGGCGGTACGGGCTGGAGTGGCTGCACGCCCCGCTGCCCATGGCGCACCCCTTCGACGACGGCACGGCCGCGGTCCTGTCCCGCTCGGTCGCGGAGACGGCGGCGTCCTTCGGGCCGCGCGACGCGGGCACCTACCGGCGCCTGGTCGGGCCGTTCCTCGGCAAATGGGACACCCTGGCCCGGGACTTCATGTCCCTGCCGAGCACCGCGCTGCCCCGGGACCCGCTCACGCTCGCCCGCTTCGGGCTCGCCGGAATGCCGCCCTCCACCTGGCTCCTGAGCCGCTTCCACGACGAGCGGGCCCGCGCGCTGTTCGCCGGCCTCGTGGCCCACGTCATCGCCCCGCTCAGCGGGATCGCCACCAGCGCCGTGGGCCTGGTCTTCGCACTGGCCGCGCACGCGAACGGCTGGCCGATGCCGCGCGGCGGCTCCCAGTCCGTCTCCGACGCCCTCGCCGGATACCTGCGCGACCTCGGCGGGACCATCCACACCGGCTTCGAGGTCAAGCGGCTCGACGACCTCCCGCCCGCCCGCACCTACGTCTTCGACACCTCGCCGACCGCCCTGGCCCGCATCGCCCGCCTGGGCCGCGCCTACGACGGCTACCGTTACGGCGCCTCCGTGTTCAAGCTCGACTACGCGCTGGACGGCCCGGTCCCGTGGACGGCCGAGGCGCCGCGCCGCGCCGGCACCGTCCAGATCGGCCCGCGCGTCCGCGACATCGACGCCGCCCTGCAGCTCGCCTCCGGCGGCAGGGCACCCCGCGCCCCCTTCCTCATCACCGCGCAGCCCACCCTCGTCGACCCGAGCCGGGCGCCCGAGGGCAAGCACGTGTTCTGGGCGTACGGACATGTCCCCGCGGGCTGGGACGGCGATCTCACCGAAGCCGTCGAGACCCAACTGGAGCGCTTCGCGCCGGGCTTCCGCGACCTCGTGCTCGCCCGCGCCACCGCCGGCCCGCCCCAGCTCGCCGCCCGCAACCCCAACTACGTCGGCGGCGACATCGCCTGCGGTGCCGCCTCCGGCCTCCAGCTCCTGCTGCGCCCCAAGCTCTCCCTCACCCCGTACACGACGGCCCACCCGGCGGTCTTCCTGTGCTCCTCGGCCACCCCGCCCGGCCCGGGCGTCCACGGCATGTCCGGGCACAACGCCGCCAAAGCGGTCTGGCGACACCTGCGAAAGGGCTGCTGA
- a CDS encoding O-acetyl-ADP-ribose deacetylase has translation MTRITLVRGDITAEKVDAIVNAANSSLLGGGGVDGAIHRRGGPEILAACEDLRRSHYGKGLATGRAVATTAGRLAAGHVIHTVGPVWSRDEDRSALLASCYRESLRIADELGARTVAFPAISTGIYGWPMDDGARIAVETVRGARTEVEEVRFVLFDEVAYQAFADRVGAV, from the coding sequence ATGACCCGTATCACCCTGGTCCGCGGCGACATCACCGCCGAGAAGGTCGACGCCATCGTCAACGCGGCGAACTCCTCGCTGCTCGGCGGCGGCGGGGTCGACGGCGCCATCCACCGGCGCGGCGGCCCGGAGATCCTCGCCGCCTGCGAGGATCTGCGGCGTTCGCACTACGGCAAGGGGCTGGCCACGGGCCGAGCCGTGGCCACCACGGCCGGGCGGCTCGCCGCCGGGCACGTCATCCACACGGTGGGCCCGGTCTGGTCACGCGACGAGGACCGCTCCGCGCTGCTGGCCTCCTGCTACCGCGAGTCGCTGCGGATCGCCGACGAGCTGGGAGCCCGTACGGTCGCCTTCCCGGCCATCTCCACCGGCATCTACGGCTGGCCGATGGACGACGGCGCCCGGATCGCGGTGGAGACCGTGCGCGGCGCCCGTACCGAGGTCGAGGAGGTGCGGTTCGTGCTCTTCGACGAGGTGGCCTACCAGGCCTTCGCCGACCGGGTCGGCGCCGTCTAG
- a CDS encoding sigma-70 family RNA polymerase sigma factor, translated as MLSGRSSLVSAPDHELTASVREGADQEAVRILYERHWRSVFHYARSCSRSAHTAEDLASEAFARTLEAVRDGNGPESAWRPYLLTVVRRTAAQWAASERRTELSEDFERWCEKHLGLVDAESSEDRMLHHEDRRLVSRGFRSLPERWQAVLWYSEVERQPASTVARLLGLSRSGVSSLNARAREGLREAYLAAHLRLTGGDEECRRYGSLLAASVRKPDAQVKRFLAAHLDSCSTCRRAVRELTDLNERIGAVLPVGILLWGAERLLSGGAAATAVAGSAQPLVPAVPDPTVTGSLPAHGLHWGAGAAAVAVTGVVVAVLASGPPPARSEPPVPRAAAPATLAPAAAPVPTRTEGPRPTEAPTPTAVANAVATAMATAKATPTTSAPTEPPVGAWAPAPRDRTTMRIAATGRCIEIPDASTASGVQPREAGCDGSAAQQWDVLMPYKGDRGRLQLRNTATGLCLRGSGTKEEGAPVVQHACDARDRRQLWWLHSRNGTFGGFFDQDKVMVLGLSDPCAGDPGRPHSPHITTNRDHGNSPSHSIRFDGVLLDDRIPEVSSRRT; from the coding sequence ATGCTCAGTGGACGCTCCAGCCTTGTCTCCGCGCCCGACCATGAACTGACGGCGTCGGTGCGCGAGGGCGCGGACCAGGAAGCCGTCAGGATTCTGTATGAACGGCACTGGCGGAGCGTGTTCCACTACGCGCGTAGCTGCAGCCGCAGCGCGCACACCGCGGAGGACCTCGCCTCCGAGGCCTTCGCCCGGACCCTGGAAGCCGTCCGGGACGGCAACGGCCCCGAATCCGCCTGGCGTCCGTACCTGTTGACCGTCGTGCGGCGTACGGCGGCGCAGTGGGCGGCGTCGGAGCGGCGCACCGAACTCTCCGAGGACTTCGAGCGCTGGTGCGAGAAGCATCTGGGCCTCGTCGACGCCGAGAGCTCCGAGGACCGCATGCTCCACCACGAGGACCGCCGGCTGGTGTCGCGCGGGTTCCGTTCGCTGCCGGAGCGCTGGCAGGCGGTGCTCTGGTACTCGGAGGTCGAGCGGCAGCCGGCGAGTACCGTCGCCCGCCTCCTCGGGCTGAGCCGCAGCGGCGTCTCCTCGCTCAACGCCAGGGCCCGGGAGGGGCTGCGCGAGGCGTACCTCGCCGCGCACCTGCGACTCACGGGCGGGGACGAGGAGTGCCGGCGCTACGGCTCGCTCCTCGCCGCTTCCGTGCGCAAGCCCGACGCCCAGGTCAAGCGGTTCCTCGCGGCCCACCTCGACTCCTGCTCGACGTGCCGTCGGGCGGTGCGGGAGCTCACCGACCTGAACGAGCGGATCGGTGCCGTCCTCCCCGTGGGGATCCTGCTGTGGGGCGCGGAACGGCTCCTGTCCGGCGGCGCGGCCGCGACCGCCGTCGCCGGGAGCGCGCAGCCCCTCGTTCCGGCCGTGCCGGACCCGACGGTCACCGGTTCGCTGCCGGCCCACGGACTCCACTGGGGGGCCGGGGCGGCGGCCGTCGCCGTCACCGGTGTGGTCGTCGCCGTCCTGGCCTCCGGCCCTCCTCCGGCGCGCTCCGAGCCGCCCGTACCCCGCGCGGCCGCCCCCGCCACCCTGGCTCCGGCGGCGGCCCCGGTGCCCACACGGACGGAGGGTCCCCGCCCCACGGAGGCGCCGACCCCCACCGCCGTGGCCAACGCCGTCGCGACCGCCATGGCCACCGCCAAGGCCACCCCCACCACGTCGGCACCGACCGAGCCGCCCGTCGGAGCCTGGGCACCGGCCCCGCGCGACCGGACGACCATGCGGATCGCGGCCACGGGCCGCTGCATCGAGATCCCCGACGCGTCGACGGCGTCCGGCGTCCAGCCGCGCGAGGCGGGCTGCGACGGCAGCGCCGCGCAGCAGTGGGACGTACTCATGCCGTACAAGGGGGACCGCGGCCGGCTGCAGCTGCGCAACACGGCGACCGGGCTCTGCCTGCGGGGTTCCGGGACGAAGGAGGAAGGAGCGCCGGTCGTCCAGCATGCCTGCGACGCACGCGACCGTCGCCAACTGTGGTGGCTCCACTCCAGGAACGGGACCTTCGGAGGCTTCTTCGACCAGGACAAGGTCATGGTCCTGGGTCTGTCCGACCCGTGCGCGGGAGACCCCGGCCGACCGCACAGCCCGCACATCACCACGAACCGCGACCACGGCAACTCGCCCTCCCACTCGATCCGGTTCGACGGCGTCCTCCTCGACGACCGGATACCGGAGGTGAGTTCCCGCAGGACCTGA
- a CDS encoding Lrp/AsnC family transcriptional regulator, with protein sequence MDAVDLQIIRELQADGRLSNQDLADRVRLSPSPCLRRVRRLEEAGLIRGYTAMVDQVAFGLPVTVFVRIRLERHTAEAVRLFEEHVAVIEHIQDCYLMAGSSDYLLRVVIEDLEAYESLVRHRIHAIPGIASIESSFAFGSVKQSRTYPRPAPGGSRRSPR encoded by the coding sequence ATGGACGCAGTCGATCTGCAGATCATCAGGGAGTTGCAGGCCGACGGGCGCCTGTCCAACCAGGACCTCGCCGACCGCGTGCGGCTGTCGCCGTCGCCCTGCCTGCGCCGGGTCCGGCGGCTGGAGGAGGCGGGCCTGATCCGCGGCTACACGGCCATGGTCGACCAGGTCGCCTTCGGCCTCCCGGTGACCGTCTTCGTCCGGATCCGGCTGGAACGCCACACGGCGGAGGCGGTGCGGCTGTTCGAGGAGCACGTCGCGGTCATCGAGCACATCCAGGACTGCTACCTGATGGCGGGCAGCAGCGACTATCTGCTCCGGGTCGTCATCGAGGACCTGGAGGCCTACGAATCCCTGGTGCGCCACCGGATCCACGCGATCCCCGGGATCGCGTCGATCGAGTCGAGCTTCGCGTTCGGCAGTGTCAAGCAGTCCCGGACGTACCCGCGACCGGCCCCTGGCGGGTCGCGGCGCTCGCCGCGCTGA
- a CDS encoding DMT family transporter, translated as MVATNTTRATLPPDAAGPRAGHPGRRGLSPQAEGMLALFVTVSIWAAFALSARALSGSSLLPADAALLRFGVPLVVLLPALWRRRRAIAAVRPGPAVKIICGAGVPFFLAAMHGGALTSAAFVGSIVPGMVPLFVSAIMIRRGHGAPRGTQAAGLALIAVGVAALVWRYVVPVDTDVLAGAGTLLVASGLWALYTVGLREVDLDPVGSIGLLCLPSFAVIGVLVLTGVLPTGIAHAAGSDIALFLVVQGLGVGLCAGLLYAFAIRRLGAERSAVVGSLSPVAVVLLAVPLLGETPTLAVLVGVPLITAGVVLANRRPRPEVPADA; from the coding sequence TTGGTCGCGACGAACACCACCCGGGCGACCCTGCCTCCCGATGCGGCGGGCCCGCGGGCCGGACACCCCGGCCGGCGCGGGCTCTCCCCACAGGCCGAGGGCATGCTGGCGCTGTTCGTCACCGTGTCGATCTGGGCGGCCTTCGCACTCAGCGCCCGGGCCCTGAGCGGCTCCTCGCTGCTGCCCGCCGACGCCGCGCTGCTGCGCTTCGGCGTCCCCCTCGTCGTCCTCCTCCCCGCCCTGTGGCGGCGCCGGCGCGCCATCGCCGCGGTGCGCCCGGGCCCCGCGGTGAAAATCATCTGCGGTGCGGGGGTGCCGTTCTTCCTGGCCGCGATGCACGGCGGCGCCCTGACCTCGGCCGCCTTCGTCGGCTCCATCGTGCCCGGCATGGTCCCGCTGTTCGTCTCCGCGATCATGATCCGCCGGGGCCACGGCGCCCCCCGGGGCACCCAGGCCGCCGGGCTCGCCCTGATCGCGGTCGGTGTGGCCGCCCTCGTCTGGCGCTACGTCGTCCCCGTCGACACCGACGTACTCGCCGGTGCCGGCACGCTCCTGGTGGCCAGCGGCCTGTGGGCCCTCTACACCGTCGGCCTGCGCGAGGTCGACCTCGACCCCGTCGGGTCGATCGGACTGCTGTGCCTGCCCTCCTTCGCGGTGATCGGCGTCCTCGTACTGACCGGGGTGCTCCCCACCGGCATCGCGCACGCCGCGGGCAGCGACATCGCCCTGTTCCTCGTCGTGCAGGGGCTGGGCGTCGGCCTGTGCGCGGGCCTGCTCTACGCCTTCGCCATCCGCCGCCTGGGAGCCGAGCGCAGCGCCGTCGTCGGCAGCCTCAGCCCCGTCGCCGTCGTCCTGCTCGCCGTCCCGCTGCTCGGCGAGACGCCGACCCTCGCCGTCCTCGTCGGCGTCCCCCTGATCACCGCCGGCGTCGTTCTCGCCAACCGCCGCCCACGACCCGAGGTTCCCGCAGATGCTTGA